The following nucleotide sequence is from Mycobacterium sp. 3519A.
AGTCCGCCGAACCGGATCAAGGTGGTGGCGTTACCGATGAAATACACCTCGCCCTGATCGAAATCCGCTGCTGCACTGCCTGTTAGCTCTAGAACATTCATCTTCGGCTCTCCTTGAGGGTGGCGCGCGACCGTTACGCGTTTTCCGGTTCGGGATCGAGATGCCGCGACCCCGATGTGGTCCCGACGGTCAGTTCGATGCGGGCCCAGGCATGGTTGCCGTACCCGCGCGGATTCCACAACGAGGCCGCGGACTCCGGCTGAAGCAGGCCGGTGTCGTCCCAGGCCCGCGCGATGACGCTCAATGGTCCGGGCTTCGCGTCCACGGTGAGCGACCAGGGCCGCCACGCCCACTGGCTTGGCGCGCGATGAAGGTTGGCCTGCTGCCAGCTTTGCCCGCCGTCAATGGAGACGTCGACTCGTGCGACGCTGTGGCCGTCGCTGGCGATCCCGTACCCCCGGATGGTCAGCGGACCGGGCGCGACCTGATCACCGTCGTCGGGAACCAGGATGTCGCAGTTGAGTTCGAGCGTGGACAGCGAAATACCCTCGCCCGGTCCCGCGGTATCGGCGTCCGCCTCGGGTGGCAGGATCCGGTAATCGAGGGCCTGAAAGTAGTTCTGCGACGGGATGGATTGCACCGTGATCGCGGTGACCCATTTGACGCTGCGGGCGCCGATGTATCCGGGGACGACGACGCGCACAGGTCCGCCGTGGGCGCGCGGTAGCGCTTGGCCATTCATCTGCCAGGCCAGCAGCACCTCGTCGGACATCGCCTTCCGCAGCGGGATGGAGCCGCCAAAGGACTGCACGGGCCGGGCCTCCTGCGCGACGTCCGGCGCTTCGAACGCCACATGCAGGCCGTCATCGTGATGGACGCCGGCCGCACGCAGGATGTCCGACAGCCGGACGCCGCGCCACTCGGCGGTGGAGATCGCACCGCGATCCCAGGGCGCCTTGCCGGGTATCGGCCGCACGCGCAGCAGCTCCGCGCGCCGGTTGCCCGCACACGCCAGCGTGGCTATCACCCAGTGTTGAGCAAATCGGGTGGTCAGGTCCTGGTAGTCCAAAGTCAGCGGCTTGTCGACCAGGCCGTCGACGGTCAGCTGCCACTCATCGATGGCGATGTCTGGAAAGGGGCCGTGATTGCGGCCGTAGAACGCGTCCACCGGAGTGATCTCACTGCTCGCCAACGCCGAGGGTGGCGGCTCGGCGTTGTACGGCAGTTGGCTGCGCACAATCATGTCGTCGCGCTTATTCCACATCTGCGCACCCCGCGTCCGGAGTGCTTGCAACCACAAGGAATTCGCTCAACATCGCGCACCGTGCCCGGCAGCTTGGTGGGAATTCCCCGCACCGCGCAGGGGAGGGGACGCGGTAGGCGGGCTTCCCACCATTGCCGGAAATCGGGTGTTCATCTCGGAGGACCTTTCTTGTTTGTCGATCTGACGGTCGGACGGCTATTCAGGCCAGGAGCTGTTGAGGATGACGTCGACGAAGTCGTCGGGGACGAAGGCTGGGTCGTAGTGCTGCAGTACGTCAGCGTTCATGACGCCAAAGGTGGTGTGCGGCCGGTGTTTTAGCCCATTGTTCAAGGCAGCGAGGAAGCTGCGTTTGAAATCCGGGCGCGGGTGCGCAGTGGTGATGGCTGCGATCGCGTCTGAAGAAAGCTGGTCGCGGCCGACGCCGACCACGTCGGTCTCGACGCCGGCCTTGACCAGAGCGATTTCGGGTTCCAGGAACTGCGTCACCCCGGGGGTGGTGTGCAACGCGATACTCAGCCACACCTTGTGGACGGCAGCGCTGTCGACGCCGCGGTGCAGCAGGAAGTCCCGCGCCGCGTTGGCGCCGTCGACTTCGAAGCGCAGCATGGAGGAGCGGTAGCGCCGGGTGAGGCCGAAGTCGTGGAACATCGCCCCGGCGTAGAGCAGTTCGGCATCTGGCTGCAGGCCGAGGCGACGGGCCTGCAGCGCGGCGAACAGATACACCCTGCGGGAGTGGTCGAACAGCACGTCGTCTTCGGAGTTGCGAATGAACTCAGTCACTTCGCGCGCCAGTGCGGTGTCGGGGATCGCCACGCCTGCAATGGTTTGGGGCGACTGAGGGGCCATGGTCAACTCTCCTTGGGTGGGGCTACATCTACAACTCTGTGCCGATTCAGCTTCACGGACCCACGGCTATTGGGACCTCTTGCCCTCAAAAAGGGACACAATGGGATACGTGGTGCAAGCCGATGCGCGTTCGCGGGTAGTGGTGGTCGTCGTTTTCGACGGGGTGACGCTGTTGGACGTCGCGGGAGCGGCGGAAGTTTTCGCCGAAGCCAACCGCTTCGGCGCGGACTATCAGCTCAGGATCGCGTCGGTGGATGGCCGCGATGTGACGACGTCGATCGGAACCCGGCTTGGTGTCACAGACAGCCTGTGGTCCATAGAAATTGCCGATACCGTGCTGGTCGCCGGCAGTGACAATCTGCCCGCGCGGGCGATCGATCCCACGCTGGTCGCTGCCGTCAAAGCGGTGGCCGGTCGGACCCGGCGTCTGGCGTCCGTCTGCACGGGGTCGTTCATCCTCGCGCAGGCCGGTCTGCTGAATGGTCGGCGTGCCACGACGCACTGGCACGAAACCCGGATACTCGCCAGGGCCTTTCCCGAAATCACCGTCGAGCCAGACGCGATCTTCGTCCGTGACGGTGATGTCTTCACGTCGGCCGGGGTGTCGTCGGGGATTGACCTCGCGCTCGCTCTGGTCGAACAGGATTGCGGCACCGACCTCGTCCGCGACGTGGCCCGCTGGTTGGTCGTATATCTGAAACGCGCAGGGGGACAATCACAATTCTCGACGCTGGTCGAGGCAAGTCCGCCGCCACAGTCCGCGCTGCGGGCGATCACCGATGCGATCGCGTGCGACCCTGCGGCGGACCACAGTGTGAAAAACCTTGCCGCGCGGGCATCTCTGAGCACGCGTCAGTTGACACGGTTGTTTCGATCCGAACTCGGAACAACCCCAGCCAGTTACGTCGAACTGGCCCGAATCGACGCCGCCCGCTCCGCGCTTGACGCAGGCCGCACCGTCTCTGAGACCGCGCATCTCGCAGGCTTCGGCAGCACCGAGAGCCTCCGGCGCGCATTCATCGCCCACCTCGGCCTCTCGCCAAGGGCCTATCGGGACAGATTCCGCACCGCCGCCCGCGACGGCGAGTCCGGCAGTCTGACGGAATCTGGGAACGAAACCGTCTGAAGTGACCGAGATCTCGTCGATTAGTTCTGCTGCTGGGTGCGGATGAGGTCCGCGGCGCGTTCGGCGATGCCGTAGACGGTTGCGGCGGTGTTGGCCGTGACTATCGAGGGCATCACCGAAGCGTCGGCCACCCGCAAGCTTGTAATGCCACGCACCCGCAACTGCGGATCGACGACAGCCATCTCGTCGCCGCCTATCCGGCACGTGCCCACGTAGTGGAAGTAGCACCGCAAGCTGAGCCGAAGGTATTCGTCCAATGCGTCGTCGGCGTCGTCGACGTGCGGTCCTGGATGGACTTCTGTGCCGCGCCACGAACCAAGAGCAGCGCCTTCGCCGATTCGGCGGGCCAACCGTAGGCCCTCGCGCATGGTCGCGACATCACGCGCGTCGGCCAGGTAATTGGGGTCCACGTGCGGCAGCGTGTCGGCGTCTGGGCCTGCGAGCCGTACGTTGCCGCGGCTGTGCGGGTTGATGGCCGAGAACAGGATGGAGTAGCCATGCTCGGGTGTCGGCAGCGTCGGCACAGGCACCGGCAGGCTGTGGAGCACGAATTGCAGGTCGGGGCTGTCCATCTCGACGCTGGTGCGGATGAAACCCATTGCTTCACCCGATGCGTTGGCCGGAATCGACGGAACGGGCCGACTGGACTGGTAGGTCACGGAAGCCAGCGGGTGGTCCTGCAGGTTGGCACCGACTCCGGGTAGCTCGAGCACGGGTTCCACACCCACTGCACGCAGGTGCTCGCTCGCGCCGATGCCGGACAACAGAAGCAACTGTGCCGACCCGATAGCTCCCGCCGCGAGCACGATTTCGCCGGTGCAGTCCACCGTTGCCGTGGTCGCACCGGCGCTGAACTCAACACGGGCGGCACGTCCGTCGACCACCACCACACGGCGCACCAACGCGTCGGTTACCACCTCGAGGTTCGACCGCTCCGTTGCCGGGGCGAGGTATGCGTCGGCGGCGCTCTGGCGCGCACCGTTCACGATGTTGAAATCCGGCCAGCCGAAGCCGATTTCAAGACCACTGCTGAGGTCGCCGGCCCGTCGGCAACCGGCTTCGACGGCGGCCTCCACCGCGGCGGCGATCATCGGATTAGGGGTAGGCGGGGTGCCTACGATCAGCGGGCCGTCGACTCCGCGGACAGCCGGGTCACCGTTCGTGGCAGTCTCCGAGCGCCGGAAGTAAGGCAACAGATCGTCGAAGCCCCACCCCAGTGCGCCGCGTCGCGTCCACGCGTCGTAGCCGGCGTGGTGACCGCGCACGAAGACGAGGCCGTTGATGCACGACGAACCACCAAGGCCACGACCGCGAGGTGTTGCGACTCGCGTACCGGTGAAGGCATTGACCGCACCACTGTCACCCCAGACAGCAACGCTTTCAAGCAATGACAACCACGCCGCAGGCACTGCCATGGCTTCCAATGGCTCTCGGGGGCCTGCCTCGATCAATAGGACATGAACGGTCGGGTCTTCGGACAGCCGCGCTGCCAATACGCAACCCGCCGTTCCGCCGCCCACCACGATGTAGTCATAACTCTGCCGTGTCGGCTCCACAGGAGGCGCTCCGTCTCTGATCGTTCGTGGCCCTGGTTTCCGGGCATATTTCACCTGTATGGAAGTAACGCGAATATGTCGGTACCCCATCTGTTGGGGACCGTGTTCCTCGTCACTGTTTCCGGCCAGCGACATGCCGTTGTCGATGGCGGAGCGCGGCCCTCATGGTTCGCTGGGCACCCTTGAATCGACCGCGGGTGGGTTCACGGATATCGCATGAAATGCAGTGATGGGCGGCGTGATTCGGTTCGATCGTCGGACCCGTGGGCTATCCGACAGGTCCTGTCGTGCCCCTTCGCGGTGGATCTGAAAGCGATGGGCGCCGCAGGGCTTTGACCGCCAATCGATGTTCGCAGCCGCCCCATTTTCGCGTTAGTCTCGGTAACGTGAAAGTCTCGGCCGCCGCCGTGCTCCGGACGTGCCGGGGAACCAGAAGATGCTTGCGCACACGACATTCCATGAGTCGGAGGGGTTCGTCCCTGCTCCGGCCTATCTCCCTTGAAAGAAGGACGTCCCCATGTCTTTCAACGATTCGTCCCTTCCACCGGTACAGCGAGAGGAGGCCGACGCCCTCGCGGCGGCAGTGGCAGGCCAGGTTCTGCTGCCGGGTGACGCGGGATACGACGACGAACGCGCCGTCTTCAACCTGAATCACGAACTGGCGCCCGCGGTAATCGTGGTCGCACAGAACACCTCCGACGTCCAGGCGGCGGTCACGTTCGCGGCGGCACAACACCGGCCGGTCCTGGTGAAGACCACCGGCCACCAGATCGTCGGCACAGCGCGCGGCGCCGTGCTGATCACGACGCACCGGATGAGTGAGGTCACCATCGACACCGTCCGTCGTACGGCCAGAGTTGGCGCCGGAACGATCTGGGCGGATGTGGTGCAGAAGGCGGCCGAAGTGGGGCTGGCACCGCTGAACGGGTCGAATCCCACGGTAGGGGTCATCGGGTACACCCTGGGCGGCGGTCTCAGCCCCACCCTTGGCCGCTCTCACGGGTACGCCGCAGATCACGTGCGCGCAGTCGACTTGGTGACCGCGGACGGCGAACTGCGGCATATCGACGCGGATTCGGACCTCGAATTGTTCTGGGCGCTGCGCGGCGGCAAGGGCAACTTCGGAGTCGTCACGGCGCTGGAATTCGACCTGTTCGCGGTGCCCCGCCTCTACGGTGGCGCGCTCTACTTCCCAGGGGAGCGCATGGCGGACGTCCTGCGAGTCTGGACCGCGTGGCACCCGACCACGCCGGAGACCATGATCTCTTCGTTCGCCGCGCTGCGCCTTCCGCCGCTGCCCGAAATACCCGAACCGCTGCGCGATGCGTTCACCGTGTCGCTACGGATCGCCTACACGGGAACGGTCGAGGATGGCGAACGGATGATTGCGCCGCTGCGGGCGATAGGTCCGGCGGTCCTGGACACCGTCGCGGACATGCCGTACGCCGACGTCGCGTCGATCCACAGCGAGCCGACCGACCCATTGCCTTACTACGAGCGCAGCATCACGCTGCGGGAGTTCCCCGAGAAGGCACAGGACAAATTGGTCGATCTCGTCGGCGCGGACTCCGACACCACTCTGTGGATCGCCGAGCTGCGTGCCCTTGGCGGCGCCTGGGACCGGCAGCCGGCGGTGCCCAACGCGGTGGCGACAAGGGGGCTGCCGTACGTCCTGCTTGGCGTCGAAGTCGGTCCACTGTCAGAGGAGCAGCGGCTCAAAGAGTCGATCGCCGGGCTGCTCGACGGCATGGCGCCGTGGCAGGGCGACCGGCGGGTGGTCAACAACCTCGCCCCCGAAGAGGCGGCCGATGCCATCGCCATCTACGGGCCGCAACGCTATGCGCGGCTCGCCGCCGTCAAGAAGACGTACGACCCGACGAATATGTTCCGCCTCAACCACAACGTCGTGCCCGCATAGCTGTTTTCAGTTGCGGTACATACGGGTTGAGTCACGGGTGCTGCGGCATTGGATGGCCCTGGCGGCGGTGCTGGTCGTCGCGGTGGCGGGATTCGCGGTGTATCGGCTGAACGGGATTTTCGGCTCGAAGGACGTCACCTCTACCCCGAGCGGGGCGGCCAATGAGATTCACCCGTTCAACCCCAAGCATGTGGTGATGGAGGTGTTCGGTCCGCCGGGCGCGGTCGCGACCATCACGTATACCGATGTCAACGCCCAACCGCAGCGGGTCGACAATGCGACGCTGCCGTGGGCCTATGACACGACCACCACCCAGCCGGCGGTGTTCGTCAACGTGTCTGCCCAGGGCGACAGTGACTCGTTGGGCTGCCGGATCAAGATTGACGACGTCGTCAAGGACGAGAGAACGGTCAACGCGTTGAACGCCTTCACTTACTGCTTGGACAAGTCCGGATGAGCCGGTGGGTGCGCCGCCTGTGTGTGCCGATCGCGTTGTTCTGGCTGGCGATCGCGGCGATCACGAACGTGTTCGTGCCGCAGTTGGAGGTGGTCGGCGAAGAGCACAACGTGGCGCTCAGTTCGCCGAGTTCGCCGTCGCTGCAGGCATTTCAGCGGATCGGCAAGGTGTTCGGTGAGTTCGACTCCGACAGTGCGGCGATGGTGGTGCTCGAGGGTGACCAGCCGTTGGGGGCCGAGGCGCACCGCTACTACGACGAGTTGGTCAAGAGGTTCAACGAAGACACCAAACACGTTCAGCATGTGCAGGATTTCTGGGGTGATCCGCTGACTGCGGCGGGTTCGCAGAGCCCGGACGGTAAAGCCGCCTATGTGCAGGTGTTCTTGGCAGGCAATCAGGGTGAGGCGTTGTCGCTGGAGTCGGTGGACGCGCTGCATCAGATCATCGCCAAAACACCTGCCCCACCGGGCATTCACGCCTACGTCGCCGGTTCGGCCGCGCAGATCGCCGACCAGTTCGAGATCGGCAACGCGAGTACTGTGCCGGTTACTCTGCTGACCGTCGCGGTGATCGCGGTGATGCTGCTGATCGTCTACCGATCCCCGGTGACGATGATCCTGGCGCTGATCACGGTGCTGGTCGAGATGTCCGCCGCGCGCGGGATCGTCTCGTTTCTGGCGAACGTGGGACTCATTGGGCTGTCAACGTATTCGACGAACATCCTGACACTGTTGGTCATCGCCGCCAGCACCGACTACGTCATCTTCCTACTTGGCCGCTACCACGAGCAGCGCAACGAGGGGGTGGACCGACAGGCCGCGTTCCACAGTATGTACCGGTCGACCTCACACGTGATCCTTGGTTCCGGTTTGACGATCGCGGGTGCGGCGTTCTGCTTGTACTTCACCCGGTTGCCGTACTTCCAGAGCCTCGGCATCCCGGCCGCGATCGGCGTGCTCGTGTCACTGGTGGCCTCCCTGACCCTTGCGCCGGCGGTGGTGGCGATAGGCAGCCGCTTCGGGCTGCTGGAGCCGAAACGCAAGACCGCCACGCGCACTTCCCGGCGGATCGGGACGGCGGTCGTGCGGTGGCCGGGACTGATTCTGGTCGGCACGCTGATGTTGGCGTTCATCGGACTGGCGGCGCTGTCGGGCTACACGGTGAGCTACGACATCGGCCAGTACATGCCGGCCAGTGCGCCGTCGAATGTGGGGTATGCCGCGGGGGAGCGGCATTTCTCGAAGGCGCGGTTGAATCCTGAATTGTTGATGATCGAGGCCGACCACGATCTGCGCAACCCGACCGACATGATCCTGTTGGAGCGGGTGGCCAAGGCGGTGTTCCACACCGACGGCATCGCCCAGGTGCAGTCGATCACCCGCCCACTCGGCACACCGCTGGACAACACCTCGATCCCGTTTCAGCTCAGCGCCAATAGTGCCGCGCAGATCAACAACCTGCCGTTCCAACAGGATCGGGCAACAGACCTGCTCAAGCAGGTTCAGGTCATCAACGACTCGATCGATGTCCTACGCCAGCAGTATGCCTTGCAGCAGCAGTCCAGCGCGATCACCCACGAGCAGAGTCAGGCGTTCGCCGACACGGTGGCCACTGCGCAAAACCTGCGCGACAAGATCGCTGACTTCGACGACTTCTTCCGGCCGCTGCGCAACTACTTCTATTGGGAGCCACACTGTTTCGACATCCCGGCGTGTTGGGCGCTGCGGTCGTTGTTCGACGCGCTCGACGGCATCAACGAGTTGACCGATCAACTGGCCAATGTCTCGGGCAGCATCGCCAAACTCGACGACTTACAGCCGAAGTTGCTGGCGCTGATTCCGCCACAGATCGCCAACCAGGAAACCAACCGCGACCTGACAATGACGAATCATGCCACGACGTCCGGGATCTACGGCCAGACCGCCAAGGCGCTGGAGAACTCCACCCAGTTGGGGGCGGCCTACAACGCCTCGAAGACCGATGATTCGTTCTACCTGCCGCCGGAGGCGTTCAGTAACCCGGAGTTCCTGCGCGGGTTGAAGCTGTTCTTGTCGCCGGATGGCAAGGCGGCACGGATGATCATCACCCACGACGTCGATCCCGCAACGTCCCAGGGCATTTCGCATATCGATCCAATCAGGCACGCAGCCCAGGAAGCGGTCAAAGGCACGCCGTTGGCGGGGTCGAAGATCTACATCGGCGGCACTGCGTCGACGTACAAGGACATCGCCGAGATGGCGCACTACGACCTGATGATCGCCGGCATCGCATCGCTGAGCCTGATCCTGCTGATCATGCTGTTCATCACCCGAAGCCTGATGGCGGCGTTGGTGATCGTCGGCACGGTGGCGCTGTCACTGGGCGCCTCCGTCGGCGTGTCGGTACTGGTCTGGCAATACCTCCTGGGTATCCAGTTGTATTGGGTGATCCTGCCGTTGTCCATCATACTGCTGTTGGCGGTGGGCTCGGACTACAACCTGCTGCTGGTGTCCCGGTTCAAAGAAGAGATCCACGCAGGCATCAACACCGGCATCATCCGGTCCATGGCGGGCACCGGGTCGGTGGTGACCGCGGCGGGACTGGTGTTCGCCGTCACCATGGCAGCTTTCATCTACAGCGATCTGCGGGCGCTCGGCCAGATCGGGACGACAATTGCGCTGGGCGTGCTGTTCGACACCCTGATCGTGCGGTCGTTCATGACACCGTCGATCGCCGCACTGCTGGGGCGGTGGTTCTGGTGGCCGCTACCGGTGCGCCAACGACCGACGCGAACGGTTACTCACCGCGGTCCACCACAAGCGGCGCGAGCATCTCGATGAGCGCCACCTTGGTCGCGCGCTTGCTGAGTCCCGAGTTGACCCGTAGCACCTCCCAGGTGTGCACGTCGCAGATGGCGACCAGTTGCGCCAGTCGGCGATTGCGCTCGGCTCTGGGCAGGCCGGCGAGAGTGTCGGAGAAAGCCTGCTCACACCATTTGCGGTGGCCCGTCCGGCCAGCGGCGAGGACATCGCGAACCGCCGGGGTGGTGGCCTCTTCGGCGAGCATCTTCAGCGTGAGTCGGCCTGAGAGTTCGTAGTTGTCAACCAGTTTGGCAACCACGTCGTCGAGGACATTGGGACGGACCCTGCCGCGGCGTTCGACCACTTCGGTGCCCAGTTCGGCGAACATGGCGGCGAACACCGCATCCTTGTCACCGAACCGGCGCAACACCGTTTGCGTCCGCACACCGGAACGGTCGGCAATGTCGGCGAGGGTGATCTCAGCGAAGGGCCTGTCGGCGAACAGTTCCCACGCGGCTTGCAGTATCGCGGTGGCAGTACGCGCCGTGCTGACGGCGCGCGCGGTCATCCGGTACGGCCGCGTGGCTCCTTTCATATAGGTGACCGTAACGCGAAAACGGGACCGACACGAACGCGCCCGACGAGTGTGGAGTCGGTACACGCGGAGCGGACAGTGACCGTGCAATGAGTCCACACTCGTCGGGGTCGCGCTAGCCCATCGCGAAGACGGGCAGGCGATCCACCCGCGTCAGCACCGAGTGCTTCGGCGGAACGCTGGGGCCGGGGCCGGCCTCCTCTAGCTTCGCCTCGTGGTCGATCCAGCATTCGCCGGTCCGTTCGTCGTAGTCGCCTCCGTAGAAGACGCAGCACACCCCGATGCCGTCGGTGTCCTGATGATCGGCGACGCATTCCCAGAAGTCGTCGCTCACCGGAGCGGCGGCCGCGTTCGCGGCGAGTCCGATGGCCAGGCCGCTCATCATCGCGGCGGCGACCAACGCTCCTCTGAAGTTCATCGCGCTATTTCCGTGAGACGTCCCGGCGTCACCCTGGGACCCTTGGGCGGGGTGACCGGGCCCGGGTTGACCGTCAGATCGGGCAGGGCGGCGGCGTCGTCAGGGACGCTTCGGAGCGGCTTGGGCTGCTCGCCACGATCCAAGCTGCACTCGTACAGGTACTGGCTGGGATCCCAGGTGCCGCCGTAGAGGATGCAGCACGTCTCCTGACCGACCTTGTCCGGATGCTCCGAAACGCAATCCGCATAGTCACTCCACGGATTGTTGTTCGGTTGCGCCTGCGCGGCCGTCGCGAATCCGACGGCGAGTCCTGTGGCAAGGGTGGCTGAAACCATCAGCCGCCGCATTGTGGTGGCGTTCATTGCTTTCTCTTTTCATGGGCGGGACCGCCTGTTTGCACTGCCGGCGGCCTGGTGCAGCCAATTTTCGGGAGATGCACCGCTCGCCGGAACGGGGCGCGCGCCGCTACCGGTCGTCCACCGGTCGGGGAAACGACGCGAAACGTGAATAGGGGATTAGGGAGCCGACGAATGGCCTGTTGTTGTACGGAAAGCGAACTCGCCTGATGCGGTCAGCGACTCGATCAGGTTCGCCCGCCACCCGGCCGACATTTGCCTGCGGCCTGAAAGCTAACAGTCAAAGGGTTAGACCAACGTTGCCTGCAGCGCGGCCGGCAACAGGAATTGCCGGAATATGCTTGCACGACAATAACTTTCGTGAATCACGTTGAGGTGTCAGCAGGTCTCCAACCGTGATACACCACTGGTGTGAATGCGCCATTTTTCAGTCGGGAACGAATCATCGCGCCACCAGGCTGGAGTCGCTGGTTGGTGCCGCCCGCCGCGTTGTCGATCCACCTGTCGATCGGCGCCGCGTACTCGTGGAGCGTGTTCAAGAAGCCACTGGAAGGCGCGCTGCACATCTCGGGCACCCTCAGCGCCCTCCCGTTCACCGTCGGCATCGTCATGCTCGGCCTTTCCGCCGCGGTCTTCGGGACCTGGGTGGACCGCAGAGGCCCGCGCGCCGCCATGTTCGTCGCGATGTGCTGCTTCTGCGGCGGGTGGCTGGTCGGCTCCGCCGGCCTGGCGCTGCACACGTACTGGTTGGTGCTGCTCGGCTACGGCCTACTGGGCGGAATCGGCTGGGGCATCGGGTACATCTCCCCGGTTTCGACCTTGATGAAGTGGTTCCCCGACAAGCCAGGGATGGCCACCGGGTTGGCGATCATGGGGTTCGGTGGTGGTGCGTTGATCGCGTCGCCGTGGTCGACGGCGATGCTCGGCCTGTTCGGCACCGCCGCGGCCGGCATCTCGAAAACCTTCCTGGTACACGGATTGGTGTACGCGGTGTTCATGTCGCTGGGGTGGTTGTTGGTGCGGGTGCCGCGATCGGACTGGAAGCCACACGGATGGACACCGGCGCCCCCGACCGTGGGCACGATGGTCTCGGTCGGCCAGGTGTCGGCCAACAACGCGCTCAAGACGCCGCAGTTCTGGCTGCTGTGGGTGGTGTTGTGCTTCAACGTGACTGCGGGCATCGGCATCCTGGAGAAAGCGTCGCCGATCTATCAGGACTTCTTCCCCGGCGGTGCCGCCGCCGCCGCGCTCGCCGCCGCCGCTGCCGGTTATGTGGCCCTGCTGTCGCTGTCGAACATGTTGGGCCGCATCGGTTGGTCAAGCCTGTCCGATGTGATCGGCCGCAAGAACGCCTACCGGATGTACCTCGGCGTGGGTGCGCTGTTGTATCTCACGCTCACGGTGATGCAGAACTCGAACAAGGTCGTGTTCCTGATCGCCACCATGCTGATCCTGTCGTTCTACGGCGCCGGTTTCGCGACCGTTCCCGCTTACCTGCGCGACCTGTTCGGCACC
It contains:
- a CDS encoding sulfite oxidase, giving the protein MWNKRDDMIVRSQLPYNAEPPPSALASSEITPVDAFYGRNHGPFPDIAIDEWQLTVDGLVDKPLTLDYQDLTTRFAQHWVIATLACAGNRRAELLRVRPIPGKAPWDRGAISTAEWRGVRLSDILRAAGVHHDDGLHVAFEAPDVAQEARPVQSFGGSIPLRKAMSDEVLLAWQMNGQALPRAHGGPVRVVVPGYIGARSVKWVTAITVQSIPSQNYFQALDYRILPPEADADTAGPGEGISLSTLELNCDILVPDDGDQVAPGPLTIRGYGIASDGHSVARVDVSIDGGQSWQQANLHRAPSQWAWRPWSLTVDAKPGPLSVIARAWDDTGLLQPESAASLWNPRGYGNHAWARIELTVGTTSGSRHLDPEPENA
- a CDS encoding HD domain-containing protein gives rise to the protein MAPQSPQTIAGVAIPDTALAREVTEFIRNSEDDVLFDHSRRVYLFAALQARRLGLQPDAELLYAGAMFHDFGLTRRYRSSMLRFEVDGANAARDFLLHRGVDSAAVHKVWLSIALHTTPGVTQFLEPEIALVKAGVETDVVGVGRDQLSSDAIAAITTAHPRPDFKRSFLAALNNGLKHRPHTTFGVMNADVLQHYDPAFVPDDFVDVILNSSWPE
- a CDS encoding GlxA family transcriptional regulator, producing the protein MVQADARSRVVVVVVFDGVTLLDVAGAAEVFAEANRFGADYQLRIASVDGRDVTTSIGTRLGVTDSLWSIEIADTVLVAGSDNLPARAIDPTLVAAVKAVAGRTRRLASVCTGSFILAQAGLLNGRRATTHWHETRILARAFPEITVEPDAIFVRDGDVFTSAGVSSGIDLALALVEQDCGTDLVRDVARWLVVYLKRAGGQSQFSTLVEASPPPQSALRAITDAIACDPAADHSVKNLAARASLSTRQLTRLFRSELGTTPASYVELARIDAARSALDAGRTVSETAHLAGFGSTESLRRAFIAHLGLSPRAYRDRFRTAARDGESGSLTESGNETV
- a CDS encoding GMC family oxidoreductase, with translation MEPTRQSYDYIVVGGGTAGCVLAARLSEDPTVHVLLIEAGPREPLEAMAVPAAWLSLLESVAVWGDSGAVNAFTGTRVATPRGRGLGGSSCINGLVFVRGHHAGYDAWTRRGALGWGFDDLLPYFRRSETATNGDPAVRGVDGPLIVGTPPTPNPMIAAAVEAAVEAGCRRAGDLSSGLEIGFGWPDFNIVNGARQSAADAYLAPATERSNLEVVTDALVRRVVVVDGRAARVEFSAGATTATVDCTGEIVLAAGAIGSAQLLLLSGIGASEHLRAVGVEPVLELPGVGANLQDHPLASVTYQSSRPVPSIPANASGEAMGFIRTSVEMDSPDLQFVLHSLPVPVPTLPTPEHGYSILFSAINPHSRGNVRLAGPDADTLPHVDPNYLADARDVATMREGLRLARRIGEGAALGSWRGTEVHPGPHVDDADDALDEYLRLSLRCYFHYVGTCRIGGDEMAVVDPQLRVRGITSLRVADASVMPSIVTANTAATVYGIAERAADLIRTQQQN
- a CDS encoding FAD-binding oxidoreductase; this translates as MSFNDSSLPPVQREEADALAAAVAGQVLLPGDAGYDDERAVFNLNHELAPAVIVVAQNTSDVQAAVTFAAAQHRPVLVKTTGHQIVGTARGAVLITTHRMSEVTIDTVRRTARVGAGTIWADVVQKAAEVGLAPLNGSNPTVGVIGYTLGGGLSPTLGRSHGYAADHVRAVDLVTADGELRHIDADSDLELFWALRGGKGNFGVVTALEFDLFAVPRLYGGALYFPGERMADVLRVWTAWHPTTPETMISSFAALRLPPLPEIPEPLRDAFTVSLRIAYTGTVEDGERMIAPLRAIGPAVLDTVADMPYADVASIHSEPTDPLPYYERSITLREFPEKAQDKLVDLVGADSDTTLWIAELRALGGAWDRQPAVPNAVATRGLPYVLLGVEVGPLSEEQRLKESIAGLLDGMAPWQGDRRVVNNLAPEEAADAIAIYGPQRYARLAAVKKTYDPTNMFRLNHNVVPA
- a CDS encoding MmpS family transport accessory protein; the encoded protein is MALAAVLVVAVAGFAVYRLNGIFGSKDVTSTPSGAANEIHPFNPKHVVMEVFGPPGAVATITYTDVNAQPQRVDNATLPWAYDTTTTQPAVFVNVSAQGDSDSLGCRIKIDDVVKDERTVNALNAFTYCLDKSG